The Sulfurospirillum halorespirans DSM 13726 genome has a window encoding:
- a CDS encoding Fe-S-containing protein, giving the protein MSIYFIHVMQALLGFTLLSALWGKYPSLKATFLASFIGIWIGIGLFEFANLYLWDTTLKLYANGVIAVLLLLGWAVCLLPFKSVKLALIALLAISFGIEYGTLSRDFPLLKGALLDTLSIVSLGIVILSAGLLLLLYWLMTKVAEKIRPSVRNTAIALTTLFLLLDILGELGIALMRLGVLPTSTWLLSAVAKVLHYSAFFTYIYLAIIVVLSTLFLRQQPRKEPKETVGVIASRRIRATRAHLQKIFTCNIMIVLTMSAFILYYDLVASRPPTISTPTILEPVNGEFKIPMELLRDNDLHRFAYITDEGNKIRFFLLNRYKGKDAPVAVFDACMICGDMGYVKKGDELICISCNVRIFIPSVGKEGGCNPIPFPYQFDGKEIIFKLETILKGVNYFSEVVEKSVSDPVSGAKMINLKAPKTYVFGGKTYYFENNDTYEKFKENPERYVGTASESHWRAQGYQALGDVSK; this is encoded by the coding sequence ATGTCAATTTATTTTATCCACGTGATGCAAGCATTACTGGGCTTTACGCTTTTGAGCGCTTTATGGGGAAAATACCCGAGCCTCAAAGCCACTTTTTTAGCCTCTTTTATCGGTATTTGGATAGGAATTGGACTCTTTGAATTCGCCAATCTCTACCTTTGGGACACCACGCTCAAACTCTATGCCAACGGTGTTATCGCCGTTTTATTGCTTCTGGGCTGGGCTGTGTGTCTGCTTCCTTTCAAAAGCGTTAAACTAGCACTCATAGCACTGCTTGCGATCTCTTTTGGTATAGAATACGGCACGCTTAGCCGTGATTTTCCACTGCTGAAAGGTGCCCTTTTAGACACACTTTCCATCGTCTCTTTGGGCATTGTGATCTTAAGCGCAGGTTTGCTTTTGCTTCTTTACTGGTTGATGACAAAAGTCGCTGAAAAGATCCGTCCTAGTGTTCGAAACACTGCCATTGCGCTTACTACTCTCTTTTTGCTGTTAGATATTTTAGGGGAACTTGGCATTGCTTTAATGCGTTTGGGCGTACTTCCGACCTCAACGTGGCTTCTCTCAGCCGTTGCCAAAGTGTTGCACTACTCCGCATTTTTCACGTACATTTACCTTGCCATCATCGTTGTCTTAAGTACTCTTTTTCTGCGCCAACAACCGCGCAAAGAGCCTAAAGAAACTGTGGGCGTCATCGCTTCTAGGCGCATTCGTGCGACACGAGCGCATCTGCAAAAAATCTTTACATGTAACATCATGATCGTCCTTACAATGAGTGCATTTATACTCTATTACGATCTTGTTGCTTCACGTCCACCAACCATTTCAACACCCACGATTTTAGAGCCCGTGAATGGTGAATTTAAAATTCCGATGGAACTGTTGCGCGACAACGACCTGCACCGTTTTGCCTACATTACCGATGAGGGCAATAAGATTCGCTTCTTTTTGCTCAACCGTTACAAAGGCAAAGACGCCCCCGTTGCTGTGTTTGACGCGTGCATGATTTGTGGCGATATGGGCTATGTCAAAAAAGGGGATGAGCTCATTTGTATCTCGTGCAATGTGCGTATTTTTATCCCTTCTGTGGGTAAAGAAGGTGGGTGTAACCCCATTCCGTTCCCCTATCAGTTCGATGGCAAAGAGATCATATTCAAGCTAGAGACGATTCTCAAAGGGGTGAACTACTTCTCAGAGGTCGTGGAAAAAAGCGTGAGTGACCCCGTCAGTGGTGCCAAAATGATTAACCTCAAAGCGCCTAAAACCTACGTCTTTGGTGGAAAAACGTACTACTTTGAAAACAACGATACGTATGAAAAATTTAAAGAAAACCCTGAGCGCTACGTGGGTACGGCTAGTGAATCGCACTGGAGAGCACAAGGCTACCAAGCGTTAGGAGACGTGAGCAAATGA
- a CDS encoding ABC transporter permease — protein sequence MMEYKLLKSALWGNKTQKMLAFLTIFLASMLVASMLNITLGIGDKVAQELRSYGSNIIVLPKGGALSMEIEGKTFKPLQEDAYLDESKLPKIKEVFWRNNIAAYAPFLEGKIAWSKETTPVAIIGTYFDKNLPIADEPNYRIGVKSLYPFWSVEGAWIEDDTEANILVGETLAKDHHIAIGDTLILADKSLHVKGILKGAQEAESKIMMSMALAQTLLGKPEKISRVEVSALTVPEDDLSMKAKRNPAELDTLEYDHWYCTAYVSSIAYQIEEEYKGATAKALMKVSDGESKVVKKIQSLMGMVSIIALIAASIGIASLMASEIHRRKKEIGLLKALGASNLAIYTLFIAESLSVALIAGTVGALVGYGLSMLIALSIFGHAVEISWIILPLTISFALIIAFVGSLLPMRGVIDLLPAEVLYGRK from the coding sequence ATGATGGAATACAAACTCCTTAAAAGCGCCCTCTGGGGCAATAAAACTCAAAAGATGCTCGCCTTTTTGACCATCTTTTTAGCCTCCATGCTGGTCGCGTCGATGCTCAATATCACGCTTGGCATTGGCGATAAGGTGGCTCAAGAGCTTCGCAGTTACGGCTCCAATATCATTGTATTGCCCAAAGGTGGCGCACTGAGTATGGAGATTGAGGGCAAAACCTTTAAGCCTTTGCAAGAGGATGCTTACTTGGATGAGAGCAAACTGCCTAAAATCAAAGAGGTATTTTGGCGCAACAACATCGCTGCGTATGCTCCTTTTTTAGAGGGGAAAATCGCTTGGTCGAAAGAGACAACGCCTGTTGCCATCATTGGAACCTATTTTGATAAAAATCTTCCTATCGCCGATGAGCCAAATTACCGCATTGGTGTCAAGTCGCTCTACCCGTTTTGGAGCGTTGAAGGAGCGTGGATCGAGGATGATACGGAAGCGAATATCTTGGTGGGTGAAACCCTAGCCAAAGATCACCACATCGCCATTGGTGACACTTTAATACTTGCAGATAAATCTTTACATGTAAAGGGTATTTTAAAAGGGGCACAAGAGGCTGAGAGCAAGATCATGATGTCGATGGCTTTGGCACAAACACTGCTGGGTAAACCTGAAAAAATATCTCGCGTGGAAGTCTCAGCCCTCACCGTTCCAGAAGATGACCTCTCGATGAAAGCCAAACGTAACCCTGCGGAACTGGACACGTTGGAGTATGACCATTGGTACTGCACCGCATATGTCAGCTCCATTGCCTACCAAATCGAAGAAGAGTACAAAGGCGCTACGGCAAAGGCACTGATGAAAGTGAGTGATGGCGAGAGCAAAGTCGTGAAGAAAATCCAATCGCTGATGGGCATGGTCAGCATCATCGCGCTCATTGCTGCCTCCATTGGCATCGCTTCGTTGATGGCGTCAGAGATTCACCGTCGTAAAAAAGAGATCGGACTGTTAAAAGCGCTAGGTGCAAGCAATCTTGCGATCTATACGCTTTTCATCGCAGAATCACTCAGTGTCGCCCTTATCGCTGGAACCGTCGGAGCACTCGTGGGTTATGGGCTTTCGATGCTGATTGCACTCAGTATCTTCGGACATGCGGTTGAAATTTCATGGATTATTTTACCTCTTACGATCAGTTTTGCGCTCATTATCGCGTTTGTGGGCTCACTGCTTCCGATGCGAGGCGTGATCGATCTTTTACCTGCGGAGGTGCTTTATGGTCGCAAATAA
- a CDS encoding ABC transporter permease, which yields MVANKKHSLRSAFLLRSVFKSLRFSYDRTLIIFISIMLGACVTGAFVNVYLDIDSKMRKELKAYGANVLFTPQSVEKSLFFDQSDYEKSLHVIPKGSLLGASPYLFGTVRLSLGDAVMAGVDFAGMKVAKPFLEVVQGTYINVDFDERNALVGVDLAKKMELKVGSSINLVNEQSGFSTTIRIKGIVSSGDKEDGLLFVALPLAQKVLGKAGQIHLVEAVILGDFDQINAISTELSKVGSFSAKPLARISLSEGLILDKIKFLMALVAFTVLLITSMCVNTTLSSIIFSRTKEIALLRALGASKRNVATLFGTEIFLMTLFASVLGAFLGFFLSQFFGTVIFGSGIDFRFLSIPIATILSLLFAAIAAYFPIKRSLNLPVATILRGE from the coding sequence ATGGTCGCAAATAAAAAACACTCCTTGCGCAGTGCTTTTTTACTCCGTTCGGTCTTTAAAAGCCTTCGTTTCAGTTACGATCGCACCCTCATCATTTTTATCTCCATCATGCTAGGGGCGTGCGTAACGGGTGCTTTTGTCAATGTTTATCTCGACATCGACTCTAAGATGCGCAAAGAGCTGAAGGCGTATGGCGCCAATGTGCTTTTCACGCCCCAATCGGTTGAAAAATCCCTTTTCTTCGATCAAAGCGATTATGAAAAGTCTTTACATGTAATCCCAAAAGGCTCCCTTTTAGGTGCCTCACCCTACCTCTTTGGAACGGTGCGCTTAAGTCTGGGCGATGCCGTGATGGCAGGCGTTGACTTTGCAGGAATGAAAGTAGCGAAGCCTTTTTTAGAGGTCGTACAAGGAACGTACATCAATGTCGATTTTGACGAACGAAACGCCCTCGTCGGTGTGGATTTGGCAAAAAAGATGGAGCTCAAAGTAGGCTCAAGCATCAACTTAGTTAATGAACAAAGCGGCTTTTCCACGACCATTCGCATCAAAGGGATCGTCTCTAGTGGCGATAAAGAAGATGGACTGCTCTTTGTCGCCCTCCCCTTGGCGCAAAAAGTCTTAGGCAAAGCGGGGCAAATCCATCTGGTTGAAGCGGTCATCTTAGGCGATTTTGATCAGATCAATGCGATCAGTACGGAGCTTTCCAAAGTAGGCAGTTTCAGCGCCAAACCTCTCGCGCGTATCTCACTCTCCGAGGGTCTGATCTTAGATAAAATCAAATTTTTGATGGCATTGGTCGCCTTTACGGTGCTACTGATCACCTCCATGTGTGTCAACACTACGCTGAGCTCCATCATCTTTTCACGCACGAAAGAGATCGCCCTGCTTCGCGCCCTTGGTGCATCCAAACGCAATGTCGCCACTCTTTTTGGCACCGAAATCTTTTTGATGACCCTGTTTGCTTCGGTCTTAGGGGCATTTTTAGGCTTCTTTTTATCCCAATTTTTTGGCACGGTTATCTTTGGCTCAGGCATTGATTTTCGCTTTTTATCGATTCCGATTGCGACCATTTTATCGCTGCTGTTTGCAGCCATTGCCGCATACTTTCCCATCAAGCGTTCATTGAACTTGCCTGTGGCGACTATTTTAAGAGGAGAATAA
- a CDS encoding ABC transporter ATP-binding protein, producing MTPVLELKNIEKKFGDVIALEGINLSVHKGEWISIMGPSGSGKTTLLNILSLMDAPTSGEYLLGGVDAGFLDEAQKLVIRREKVGLIFQQFHLIPYLSALENVMLAQYYHSSVDEEDAKAALAKVGLAHRLTHRPSELSGGEQQRLCIARSLINDPEILLADEPTGNLDEQNEKVILDLFCRLREEGKTIILITHNPELGRYADRIINLRHGKMEEASHA from the coding sequence ATGACACCTGTATTAGAACTTAAAAATATTGAAAAAAAATTTGGCGACGTGATCGCATTAGAGGGCATCAATCTATCCGTACACAAAGGTGAGTGGATCAGCATTATGGGACCATCGGGTTCTGGAAAAACAACCCTTTTAAACATTCTCTCGTTGATGGATGCTCCAACCAGTGGTGAATACCTTTTAGGTGGCGTTGATGCAGGCTTTTTGGATGAAGCGCAAAAGCTTGTGATCAGACGTGAAAAAGTGGGGCTTATCTTTCAACAATTTCACCTGATTCCCTACCTCAGTGCGCTTGAAAATGTGATGCTAGCGCAGTATTACCACAGCAGCGTGGATGAAGAAGATGCCAAAGCCGCCCTTGCAAAAGTGGGATTAGCTCACCGTTTAACGCATCGTCCTTCTGAGCTTTCAGGCGGTGAGCAACAACGTTTGTGTATCGCGCGTTCACTTATCAATGATCCTGAAATTCTCCTCGCCGATGAACCAACAGGTAATCTGGATGAGCAAAATGAGAAAGTCATCCTCGATCTTTTCTGTCGTTTACGCGAAGAAGGCAAAACGATCATTCTGATCACCCATAACCCTGAACTTGGGCGCTATGCCGATCGCATCATCAACCTTCGTCATGGCAAAATGGAAGAGGCTTCTCATGCGTAA
- a CDS encoding TlpA family protein disulfide reductase, with the protein MRNSFCALLFLTLLFTACTGVPQKAKMNAQAPELSAKTLSGDAVHLSNYAGKVVVLRFWMIGCASCTEAMPLLDQLQEQYPDTLAIVAINSLNENKEIAAFEAQSKFHYPLLKDDIDITAKRYNVRSVPIMFLIDDQGVLKEVIHGELPWKEAQKIIMKYL; encoded by the coding sequence ATGCGTAACTCTTTTTGTGCTCTGCTTTTTTTGACACTGCTTTTCACTGCCTGCACTGGCGTACCTCAAAAAGCAAAGATGAACGCACAAGCACCTGAACTCTCGGCAAAAACCCTGAGTGGTGACGCGGTTCATCTGTCCAATTACGCTGGTAAAGTTGTTGTGCTTCGCTTTTGGATGATCGGGTGTGCTTCGTGTACCGAGGCGATGCCTTTGTTAGATCAATTGCAGGAGCAATATCCCGATACATTAGCCATCGTTGCGATCAATTCACTCAATGAAAACAAAGAGATTGCCGCGTTTGAAGCCCAGTCAAAATTTCACTATCCGCTTTTAAAAGATGATATTGATATTACGGCGAAACGTTACAATGTGCGTTCCGTTCCGATTATGTTTTTGATTGACGATCAAGGTGTTTTAAAAGAGGTCATCCATGGAGAACTGCCATGGAAAGAAGCTCAAAAAATCATTATGAAGTACCTCTAA
- a CDS encoding TlpA family protein disulfide reductase, which yields MERSSKNHYEVPLMRYFGWLLILFLSGCTENLTQKNHIVIGENKPIQSTFTPKEARLKLSYEKPYLLFFFSKTCGACKEAIPYLNELAQSFQGEVEIIGILGGSSRSDNDIAFLNQHDVRFKVISDPQSTEYFSKAVGGVYGVPLFAFFSSDGKEMKRFLGLVPKSLLEETLKTIRPNEF from the coding sequence ATGGAAAGAAGCTCAAAAAATCATTATGAAGTACCTCTAATGCGCTACTTTGGATGGCTTCTGATCTTATTTTTGAGCGGTTGCACTGAAAACCTTACACAAAAAAATCACATCGTTATTGGTGAGAATAAACCCATTCAAAGTACGTTTACCCCCAAAGAGGCACGTCTAAAGCTCTCGTATGAGAAACCGTATCTGCTCTTTTTCTTCTCCAAAACGTGCGGTGCGTGTAAAGAGGCGATTCCGTACTTAAATGAATTGGCGCAAAGCTTTCAAGGAGAGGTTGAGATCATTGGTATTTTAGGCGGAAGTTCACGCAGTGATAACGACATTGCCTTTTTAAATCAGCACGATGTTCGCTTTAAAGTCATCTCAGATCCGCAATCAACGGAGTATTTTAGCAAAGCCGTGGGTGGTGTTTACGGTGTGCCTCTGTTTGCTTTTTTCTCCAGTGATGGCAAAGAGATGAAACGTTTTTTAGGGCTTGTTCCAAAATCTCTTTTGGAGGAGACACTCAAAACGATACGTCCTAACGAGTTTTAA
- a CDS encoding FeoA family protein, whose translation MDLSQITKNQKAHITHIHAQHSLKKRLFSLGLGVGKEVEVVETSLQKNTIKITLGFSAVALRFDEAKLIEVEVA comes from the coding sequence ATGGATTTATCCCAAATCACTAAAAATCAAAAAGCGCATATCACTCATATACACGCACAACATTCATTGAAAAAACGCCTCTTTTCCCTAGGTCTTGGTGTAGGCAAAGAGGTCGAAGTCGTCGAGACAAGCCTTCAAAAAAACACGATTAAAATTACCCTTGGCTTTAGCGCCGTTGCCCTTCGTTTCGATGAAGCGAAACTCATCGAAGTCGAGGTTGCCTAA
- the feoB gene encoding ferrous iron transport protein B yields the protein MKKIVIALVGQPNVGKSHLANAISGSNLKIGNFAGVTVEKATARLSTEDFAIEFIDLPGLYSLEDFAADEKVTKDFLLTAEYDLILNVLDSTNLERNLMLTTELMELQKKMVIALNMDDEAIKEGIHINADAMSKILSIPCIRVSSKTKTNIDLLVEKILHVSKNPLVEPKMVYSDEVEEQLQTIVKFLDDKHFHGKDALTNRQIAVGLLWQKKEMYAYMHEHPLYVELQPILNNALGHVYMYCQCEEIEEVINRQHSAFSTGLTAEVLNVTHVKNRNLTQKIDTILIHKLLGLPIFIFLMWGLFQLTFTLGEIPMGWIEESFGWLGETIGASITNEALKSLIVDGIIAGVGSVIMFLPNIMILFLGIALLETTGYMSRAAFLLDGFFHKFGLHGKSFVPLVTGFGCSVPAYMAARTLKNKKDRLLTMFIIGFMSCGARLPVYVLFAGAFFDESMAGNALFAIYIIGALLGLIAAKILRVTAFKGEDEPFVMEMPKYRLPSLKLLWFVVYSKSAMYIKKAGTFILLASMLIWFISSYPQNSLIEEEYTTKIEALQAQLDEAVSMEPVAPKQEVTEEATAELTTQDSASIEDTIAALENEKHEKLVENTYLGIMGKAIEPAFAPLGFDWKMGVATISGLAAKEVIVSTLGVLYSLGDEVTEEDTSLREVIASNMSLASAMAFIVFVMVYLPCLAATAVFAKEAESIKYTVYLVAFTFITAWVLAFITYRVVLLLS from the coding sequence ATGAAAAAAATTGTTATTGCCCTTGTAGGACAACCCAATGTCGGCAAAAGTCACCTTGCCAATGCCATCAGTGGCTCCAATCTGAAAATCGGAAACTTTGCTGGTGTGACGGTTGAAAAAGCAACTGCGCGTCTCAGTACTGAGGATTTTGCGATTGAATTTATCGACCTTCCAGGTCTTTACTCTTTGGAAGATTTTGCCGCGGATGAAAAAGTGACCAAAGACTTTTTGCTCACAGCCGAATACGACCTGATCTTAAATGTGCTTGACTCTACGAACTTAGAGCGCAATTTAATGCTTACCACCGAGCTTATGGAGCTTCAAAAAAAGATGGTGATTGCACTCAACATGGACGATGAAGCGATCAAAGAAGGCATTCACATCAACGCCGATGCCATGAGCAAAATTCTCTCTATTCCATGTATCCGTGTCTCTTCTAAGACTAAAACCAACATCGATCTTTTGGTTGAAAAGATTTTACATGTAAGCAAAAATCCCCTCGTTGAGCCTAAAATGGTCTACAGCGATGAAGTCGAAGAGCAACTCCAAACCATCGTAAAATTTTTAGATGACAAACATTTTCATGGCAAAGATGCACTCACAAACCGCCAAATCGCTGTCGGGCTTTTATGGCAGAAAAAAGAGATGTATGCGTATATGCACGAACATCCGCTGTACGTTGAGCTTCAACCGATTCTTAACAATGCGCTAGGACACGTTTACATGTACTGCCAATGCGAGGAGATCGAAGAGGTTATCAACCGCCAACACAGCGCATTTTCAACTGGTTTGACTGCTGAAGTTCTGAATGTTACTCACGTTAAAAATCGCAATCTCACACAAAAAATCGACACGATTTTGATTCATAAACTTCTCGGGCTTCCTATCTTTATCTTCCTCATGTGGGGACTGTTTCAACTCACCTTTACACTCGGTGAAATCCCTATGGGCTGGATCGAAGAGAGCTTTGGCTGGTTGGGTGAAACCATTGGAGCATCGATCACCAATGAAGCGCTGAAATCACTCATTGTTGATGGTATCATCGCAGGTGTGGGAAGCGTTATCATGTTTTTACCGAACATTATGATCCTTTTCTTAGGCATTGCGCTGTTAGAAACGACAGGCTACATGTCAAGAGCCGCGTTTTTACTTGATGGCTTCTTCCATAAATTTGGGCTTCACGGTAAAAGTTTTGTTCCCCTTGTCACGGGCTTTGGTTGTTCTGTGCCTGCGTATATGGCAGCACGTACGCTTAAAAACAAAAAAGATCGATTGCTGACAATGTTCATCATTGGTTTTATGAGTTGTGGCGCACGTCTTCCTGTGTATGTTCTGTTTGCAGGTGCTTTTTTTGATGAAAGCATGGCAGGAAATGCTCTGTTTGCCATCTACATCATCGGCGCTCTTTTAGGACTCATCGCGGCGAAGATTTTGCGTGTAACGGCGTTTAAAGGGGAAGATGAACCGTTTGTTATGGAGATGCCAAAATACCGTCTTCCAAGCCTGAAACTGCTCTGGTTTGTGGTCTATTCTAAGTCTGCAATGTACATCAAAAAAGCGGGAACGTTTATTCTTTTGGCGTCCATGCTCATCTGGTTTATCAGCTCTTACCCTCAAAACAGCCTGATCGAAGAGGAGTACACGACCAAAATTGAAGCGCTCCAAGCACAACTGGATGAAGCGGTTTCCATGGAACCCGTAGCACCAAAACAAGAAGTGACTGAAGAGGCTACCGCTGAGCTAACAACTCAAGATTCCGCTTCCATCGAAGATACCATTGCCGCTCTTGAAAATGAAAAACATGAAAAATTGGTGGAAAATACCTACCTTGGTATCATGGGAAAAGCGATTGAGCCTGCGTTTGCACCGCTTGGATTTGACTGGAAAATGGGGGTTGCTACGATTAGTGGATTGGCGGCCAAAGAGGTCATCGTCTCAACGCTGGGCGTTCTCTACTCCTTAGGCGATGAAGTGACAGAAGAGGACACCTCACTTCGTGAAGTCATTGCTTCCAATATGAGTCTTGCTTCTGCGATGGCATTTATCGTCTTTGTTATGGTTTATCTGCCATGCCTTGCCGCAACCGCTGTGTTTGCCAAAGAGGCTGAGAGCATCAAATACACGGTGTACTTAGTCGCATTTACCTTCATCACCGCATGGGTGCTTGCGTTTATCACCTACCGAGTCGTTCTACTGTTGAGCTAA
- the aroC gene encoding chorismate synthase, whose amino-acid sequence MNTFGKRFCFTTFGESHGKAIGCVVDGVPAGLEIDEEFIQSELDRRKPGQNKFATARKEGDKIEILSGVFEGLSTGTPIAMVIFNENQKSGDYESVKDLFRPGHADFTYFHKYGIRDYRGGGRSSARETAARVAAGAIAKLLLNTLHVKVQSGICAIGGIEAKSYDFARVSQSEIYALDASVEEAQKMIILEAKNAHDSVGGVALVQVVGAPIGLGEPIYYKLDALLAEAMMGINGVKGVEIGEGFSASALKGSQNNDAITKEGFATNHSGGILGGMSNGDVITCKVYFKPTPSIFIAQETIDTKGNALTCNLKGRHDPCIAVRGSVVAESMAALVIADLLLLNLGSNIDQLKRVYM is encoded by the coding sequence ATGAATACCTTTGGCAAGCGTTTTTGTTTTACAACCTTTGGTGAGTCGCATGGAAAGGCGATCGGTTGTGTCGTCGATGGCGTACCAGCAGGCTTGGAAATCGATGAGGAATTTATCCAAAGTGAACTCGATCGTCGAAAACCAGGGCAAAATAAATTTGCCACCGCGCGCAAAGAGGGCGATAAAATCGAGATTTTAAGCGGTGTTTTTGAAGGCCTTAGTACGGGCACACCCATAGCGATGGTGATTTTCAACGAAAACCAAAAAAGCGGTGATTATGAGAGTGTCAAAGACCTTTTTCGCCCAGGACATGCCGATTTTACCTATTTTCATAAATACGGTATCCGAGATTACCGCGGTGGCGGACGCAGTAGTGCTAGAGAAACCGCGGCACGTGTGGCGGCAGGTGCGATTGCTAAATTGCTTTTAAATACGTTACATGTAAAGGTTCAAAGCGGCATTTGCGCCATTGGTGGCATTGAAGCGAAAAGCTACGATTTTGCGCGTGTCAGCCAAAGCGAGATTTACGCGCTCGATGCCAGTGTCGAAGAGGCGCAAAAGATGATCATTTTAGAGGCTAAAAATGCGCACGATTCGGTCGGTGGCGTGGCGCTTGTGCAGGTTGTGGGCGCACCTATCGGACTGGGTGAGCCGATTTATTATAAATTAGACGCGCTGTTGGCTGAAGCGATGATGGGGATAAACGGCGTTAAAGGCGTGGAAATCGGTGAAGGGTTTAGCGCTTCAGCACTCAAAGGCTCGCAAAACAACGATGCGATCACAAAAGAGGGCTTTGCAACCAACCACAGCGGTGGTATTTTGGGCGGTATGAGCAATGGCGATGTGATTACATGTAAAGTCTATTTTAAGCCTACACCTTCTATTTTCATCGCCCAAGAGACGATCGATACAAAGGGAAATGCGCTTACATGTAATCTCAAAGGAAGGCACGATCCGTGCATCGCCGTGCGCGGTAGCGTCGTGGCAGAATCGATGGCGGCATTGGTCATTGCCGATCTGCTGCTGTTAAATCTAGGATCGAACATCGACCAGCTCAAACGCGTTTACATGTAA
- the rnc gene encoding ribonuclease III, with protein MQKRLEAIQKRLGYQFRDQNLIIEALTHKSSKQPYNNERLEFLGDAVLDLIVGEYLYHEFTEVAEGELSKLRASLVNEKSFEKLARLLHLGEYIYISLAEENNNGREKPSLLSNAFEAIIGALYLEAGLEKARDLAVALLEEAYPKIDMDAIFRDHKTTLQELTQAHFGMTPEYRLVRSFGPDHKKEFEIAVSVRGRDLSVASGKSKKEAQQKAAMLALEILKKEVR; from the coding sequence ATGCAAAAAAGATTAGAAGCGATACAGAAGCGCTTGGGTTATCAGTTTAGGGATCAAAACCTGATAATCGAGGCACTGACACACAAAAGTTCCAAACAACCCTACAACAACGAGCGCCTTGAATTTTTAGGCGACGCGGTGCTTGATCTCATCGTGGGTGAGTATCTGTATCACGAATTTACTGAAGTAGCGGAGGGTGAACTCTCAAAACTTCGAGCTTCCTTAGTGAATGAAAAAAGCTTTGAAAAGCTCGCACGTCTGCTGCATTTGGGCGAATACATCTATATCTCCTTAGCCGAAGAGAACAACAACGGACGCGAAAAACCTTCCTTGCTCTCTAACGCATTTGAAGCGATCATCGGCGCACTTTACCTCGAAGCAGGACTTGAAAAGGCGAGGGATTTGGCAGTGGCACTTTTGGAAGAGGCGTACCCTAAAATCGATATGGACGCTATTTTTAGAGACCATAAAACCACACTTCAAGAGCTCACACAAGCCCATTTTGGCATGACGCCAGAGTACCGCTTGGTGCGCTCCTTTGGGCCTGATCATAAAAAAGAGTTTGAAATCGCCGTCTCCGTGAGAGGACGTGACCTCTCTGTTGCGAGTGGCAAAAGCAAAAAAGAGGCGCAACAAAAAGCAGCCATGTTGGCGTTGGAGATTCTGAAAAAGGAAGTTCGATGA
- the rnhA gene encoding ribonuclease HI, with amino-acid sequence MKKISLFCDGSSLGNPGAGGYCAILRFGTTERIVSGGMANATNNQMELLAVIEGLAALKEPCDVTLISDSSYVIKGINEWLDGWKRKNFAKVKNPQMWQRYLDVSKIHKVHGIWVRGHDGHAENEMCDKIAKEEATKIKLMES; translated from the coding sequence ATGAAGAAAATATCTCTTTTCTGTGATGGCTCCTCCCTCGGAAATCCGGGAGCGGGTGGCTATTGCGCGATTTTACGGTTTGGCACGACCGAGCGCATCGTGAGTGGTGGAATGGCAAACGCTACGAACAATCAGATGGAACTTTTGGCGGTCATCGAAGGCTTAGCGGCGCTTAAAGAGCCGTGTGATGTCACACTTATTAGCGATTCGAGTTATGTGATCAAAGGGATTAACGAGTGGCTGGATGGATGGAAACGCAAAAACTTTGCGAAGGTAAAAAATCCACAAATGTGGCAACGTTACCTCGACGTTTCCAAAATCCATAAGGTGCATGGCATTTGGGTCAGAGGACACGACGGGCACGCCGAGAATGAAATGTGCGATAAAATCGCTAAAGAAGAAGCAACCAAAATTAAATTGATGGAGTCATAA